Proteins encoded within one genomic window of Streptomyces profundus:
- a CDS encoding NlpC/P60 family protein, whose product MRRIVLVVGAGFGIMLAFVGFLVIGVYGAAAGLFGGAGRPGGGDGQLARNTVPPEYEALVQQWGNTCPELSPAILAAQLGQESGWQPNVESHAAAQGIAQFIPGTWATHGLDANGDGEANVWDPEDAIPSAASYNCALAGYVRDVPGDPVDNMLAAYNAGPYAVIQYNGIPPYEETQNYVRIIRSAEASYAAPPEDERLPPLEQAAAAVGFAQEHLGTPYLWGGDGTPEDDGRFDCSGLTKAAYESVGIELPRVANDQWIAGPHPTRDQLLPGDLVFFATDLTDSRSIHHVGIYVGGGYMINAPYTGATIRFDPIDSPDYFGATRPTAG is encoded by the coding sequence ATGCGGCGGATCGTGCTGGTGGTGGGTGCCGGCTTCGGCATCATGCTCGCCTTCGTCGGCTTCCTGGTGATCGGCGTCTACGGCGCGGCGGCCGGCCTCTTCGGCGGCGCCGGCCGACCGGGCGGCGGGGACGGCCAGTTGGCGCGGAACACCGTCCCGCCGGAGTACGAGGCCCTGGTGCAGCAGTGGGGCAACACCTGCCCGGAGCTCTCCCCGGCGATCCTGGCCGCGCAGCTCGGCCAGGAGAGCGGCTGGCAGCCGAACGTGGAGAGCCACGCGGCGGCCCAGGGCATAGCCCAGTTCATCCCCGGCACCTGGGCCACCCACGGCCTGGACGCCAACGGGGACGGGGAGGCCAACGTCTGGGATCCGGAGGACGCCATCCCGTCCGCCGCCTCCTACAACTGCGCGCTCGCCGGCTATGTGCGGGACGTGCCGGGCGATCCGGTGGACAACATGCTGGCCGCCTACAACGCGGGGCCCTACGCGGTGATCCAGTACAACGGGATCCCGCCGTATGAGGAGACCCAGAACTACGTGCGGATCATCCGCAGCGCGGAGGCCAGTTACGCCGCGCCCCCCGAGGACGAGCGCCTGCCGCCGCTGGAGCAGGCCGCGGCGGCCGTGGGCTTCGCCCAGGAGCATCTGGGCACGCCCTACCTCTGGGGCGGGGACGGCACCCCGGAGGACGACGGCAGGTTCGACTGCTCGGGGCTGACCAAGGCCGCCTACGAGTCCGTGGGCATCGAGCTGCCCCGGGTCGCCAACGACCAGTGGATCGCGGGTCCGCATCCCACGCGGGACCAACTCCTCCCCGGCGACCTGGTCTTCTTCGCCACGGATCTGACCGACTCCCGGAGCATCCACCATGTCGGGATCTATGTCGGCGGCGGCTACATGATCAACGCGCCCTACACCGGCGCCACCATCCGCTTCGACCCCATCGACTCCCCCGACTACTTCGGCGCCACCCGCCCCACCGCCGGCTGA
- a CDS encoding menaquinone biosynthesis decarboxylase, which translates to MAYDDLRALLKALEKDGDLKRVKAEVDPHLEVGEITDRVNKAGGPALLFENVKGSDLPLAMNVYGTDRRLLKALGLKSYEDISESIGGLLKPELPQGFVGFREAFGKLSSMTHVPPKKVKNGPVREVVLRGDQVDLDRLPALFTWPKDGGSFFNLGLTHTKDPESGVRNLGLYRLQRHDRRTIGMHWQIHKDSRNHYQVAARRGERLPVAIAFGCPPAVTYAATAPLPGDIDEYLFAGFVGGRRVDLVDCETVPLQVPAQAEVVLEGWLTPGETLPEGPYGDHTGFYTPQEPFPALTIDCVTMRRKPIFQSIVVGRPPTEDGPLGRATERFFLPLLKVIIPDVVDYHLPESGAFHNCAIISIDKKYPKHAQKVMSAVWGAHMMSLTKLVIVVDADCDVHNLQEVAWRALGNVDYARDVLVTEGPVDHLDHASYQQFWGGKAGIDATAKWPEEGYTRDGGWPEMIVSDPDVAERVTRRWKEYGL; encoded by the coding sequence ATGGCATACGACGACCTTCGTGCTCTGCTCAAGGCCCTGGAGAAGGATGGCGACCTCAAGCGGGTCAAAGCCGAGGTCGATCCCCATCTCGAAGTGGGCGAGATCACTGACCGGGTGAACAAGGCCGGCGGTCCCGCGCTCCTCTTCGAGAACGTCAAAGGCTCGGACCTGCCGCTGGCGATGAACGTCTACGGCACCGACCGCAGGTTGCTCAAGGCGCTCGGCCTGAAGTCCTACGAGGACATCAGCGAGTCGATCGGCGGTCTCCTCAAGCCCGAGCTGCCGCAGGGCTTCGTCGGGTTCCGCGAGGCGTTCGGCAAGCTCTCGTCGATGACCCATGTGCCGCCGAAGAAGGTCAAGAACGGCCCGGTGCGGGAAGTCGTGCTCCGTGGCGACCAGGTCGATCTCGACCGGCTGCCCGCCCTGTTCACCTGGCCGAAGGACGGCGGCTCGTTCTTCAACCTGGGCCTGACCCACACCAAGGATCCGGAATCCGGGGTGCGCAATCTCGGCCTCTATCGGCTCCAGCGTCACGACCGGCGCACCATCGGAATGCACTGGCAGATCCACAAGGACAGCCGGAATCACTACCAGGTCGCGGCGCGGCGCGGCGAGCGCCTTCCGGTGGCCATCGCCTTCGGCTGCCCGCCCGCCGTCACCTATGCGGCCACCGCGCCCCTTCCCGGGGATATCGACGAGTACCTCTTCGCCGGTTTCGTCGGCGGCAGGCGGGTCGATCTGGTGGACTGCGAGACGGTGCCGCTCCAGGTGCCGGCCCAGGCCGAGGTGGTGCTTGAGGGCTGGCTGACGCCCGGCGAGACGCTGCCCGAGGGCCCCTACGGCGACCACACCGGGTTCTACACGCCGCAGGAGCCCTTTCCCGCGCTCACCATCGACTGCGTCACCATGCGCAGGAAGCCGATCTTCCAGTCGATCGTGGTGGGCCGCCCGCCGACGGAGGACGGGCCGCTCGGCCGGGCCACGGAACGCTTCTTCCTGCCGCTGCTGAAGGTGATCATCCCGGATGTGGTCGACTACCACCTGCCGGAGAGCGGCGCCTTCCACAACTGCGCGATCATCTCGATCGACAAGAAGTACCCCAAGCACGCGCAGAAGGTGATGTCCGCGGTCTGGGGGGCGCACATGATGTCGCTGACCAAGCTGGTCATCGTGGTGGACGCCGACTGCGACGTGCACAACCTCCAGGAGGTCGCCTGGCGCGCGCTGGGCAACGTCGACTACGCGCGCGACGTGCTGGTGACCGAGGGGCCGGTCGACCATCTGGACCACGCCTCCTACCAGCAGTTCTGGGGCGGCAAGGCGGGGATCGACGCCACGGCCAAGTGGCCGGAGGAGGGTTACACCAGGGACGGCGGCTGGCCGGAGATGATCGTCTCCGACCCGGATGTCGCCGAGCGGGTCACCCGGCGTTGGAAGGAATACGGACTGTGA
- a CDS encoding PQQ-dependent sugar dehydrogenase — translation MRERGARQRLLRRALVAVAAGGALLAGCVGGPAADRAAREPATPADDEASNGGEGEADDERPGASPPPQEPLPTAEPTGSAQRIASLPEQAVPGWADACCLAEFPDGDLLVGTSAGALSRVTPEGEVTEVGQLSGALEAGTGELLALAISPGFVGDGRPSDELYAFYAGAGSSAVAAYGHDPAGAEGSQVNSANRQVVRDLPRAESRNGGALAFGPDGLLYLGLGDTGSATLAADPESEAGKILRMEPNGGPPDDGANVAIGSLVHTLGHGDIRGLAWDEQDRLWSVEIDPEGVVEVNAVIPGERYDQQPPEHSWESGEVDPVGLAYDAVSLWVPSRVGEGLWRLPLDLAHASRSAEPQPLGEELTGPSAVLPGAAEGRLRVLVTGAGGGAVEEYAVD, via the coding sequence ATGCGTGAACGGGGCGCCCGTCAGCGGCTGTTGAGGCGTGCGCTGGTCGCCGTGGCGGCGGGCGGCGCGCTGCTGGCCGGCTGCGTCGGCGGCCCGGCGGCCGACCGCGCGGCGCGGGAGCCCGCCACCCCGGCGGACGACGAGGCGTCGAACGGCGGCGAGGGCGAGGCCGACGACGAGCGGCCCGGCGCGTCCCCGCCCCCGCAGGAGCCCCTGCCGACGGCCGAGCCCACCGGCTCGGCCCAGCGGATCGCGTCCCTGCCCGAGCAGGCCGTGCCCGGCTGGGCCGACGCCTGCTGCCTGGCCGAGTTCCCCGACGGCGATCTGCTGGTCGGCACCTCGGCCGGCGCCCTCAGCCGGGTCACGCCGGAGGGCGAGGTCACCGAGGTGGGCCAGCTCTCCGGAGCCCTGGAGGCGGGCACCGGCGAGTTGCTCGCCCTGGCGATCTCCCCCGGCTTCGTGGGCGACGGGCGCCCCTCGGACGAGCTGTACGCCTTCTACGCGGGCGCCGGAAGCAGCGCCGTGGCCGCCTATGGCCACGATCCGGCCGGGGCCGAGGGCTCCCAGGTCAACAGCGCGAACCGGCAGGTCGTGCGGGATCTCCCCCGCGCCGAGAGCCGCAACGGCGGGGCGTTGGCCTTCGGCCCCGACGGTCTCCTCTATCTGGGCCTGGGCGACACCGGCAGCGCCACGCTCGCCGCCGATCCGGAGTCCGAGGCCGGCAAGATCCTGCGGATGGAACCGAACGGCGGCCCTCCGGACGACGGCGCGAACGTCGCGATCGGCTCCCTGGTGCACACCCTTGGCCATGGCGACATCCGCGGCCTGGCCTGGGACGAGCAGGACAGGCTCTGGTCGGTCGAGATCGACCCCGAGGGCGTGGTGGAGGTCAACGCCGTGATCCCGGGCGAGCGTTATGACCAGCAGCCGCCGGAGCACAGCTGGGAGTCGGGCGAGGTCGATCCGGTGGGCCTGGCCTATGACGCCGTCTCGCTCTGGGTGCCATCCCGGGTGGGCGAGGGCCTGTGGCGGCTGCCGCTGGATCTGGCCCATGCCAGCCGCAGCGCCGAGCCGCAGCCGCTCGGCGAGGAGCTGACCGGCCCGAGCGCCGTGCTCCCCGGCGCGGCGGAGGGCCGCCTCCGCGTCCTGGTCACCGGCGCCGGGGGCGGCGCCGTCGAGGAGTACGCGGTCGACTGA
- the mqnP gene encoding menaquinone biosynthesis prenyltransferase MqnP translates to MTVAARAERPDSGRVRAFLRLVMIEHSVFALPFGYMAALTAMFLDDGTVHWLTLLWVTVAMVGLRTFAMAANRIIDREIDARNPRTSGRELVTGAVSVRTAWVGALVALAAFLGAAALLNPLCLALAPLAVVPMVVYPYGKRFTDYPHAILGLAQAMGPVGGWLAVTGAWSWDAVLLGAAVGLWIGGFDLIYACQDVAADRAGGVRSVPARFGIGGALLGSRVCHLVTTLLFAWYALATDGGPLLWVGLAVVAAAFVYEHSIVRADDLSRVNRAFFTVNGFVGIALFSFALLDLIVRGLGV, encoded by the coding sequence GTGACGGTCGCGGCGAGAGCGGAACGGCCCGATTCCGGTCGGGTACGGGCCTTTCTCCGGCTGGTGATGATCGAGCACTCGGTCTTCGCGCTGCCCTTCGGCTATATGGCCGCTCTGACCGCGATGTTCCTCGACGACGGCACCGTGCACTGGCTGACGCTGCTGTGGGTGACCGTCGCCATGGTGGGCCTGCGCACCTTCGCCATGGCGGCCAATCGGATCATCGACCGGGAGATTGACGCGCGTAACCCGCGCACCTCCGGGCGTGAGCTGGTCACCGGGGCGGTGTCGGTGCGGACCGCCTGGGTGGGGGCGCTGGTCGCGCTGGCCGCCTTCCTCGGCGCCGCGGCCCTGCTCAACCCGCTCTGCCTGGCGCTGGCGCCGCTCGCCGTGGTGCCGATGGTGGTCTACCCCTACGGCAAACGGTTCACGGACTATCCGCACGCCATCCTGGGCCTGGCCCAGGCCATGGGCCCCGTCGGCGGCTGGCTCGCGGTGACCGGCGCCTGGTCCTGGGACGCGGTGCTGCTCGGGGCGGCCGTCGGCCTGTGGATCGGCGGCTTCGACCTGATCTACGCCTGTCAGGATGTCGCGGCCGACCGGGCGGGCGGCGTGCGCTCGGTGCCGGCCCGCTTCGGCATCGGCGGCGCGCTGCTCGGCTCCCGCGTCTGCCATCTGGTGACCACGCTGCTCTTCGCCTGGTACGCCCTGGCCACCGACGGCGGACCGCTGCTGTGGGTGGGGCTCGCGGTGGTCGCCGCGGCCTTCGTCTACGAGCACTCCATCGTCAGGGCCGACGATCTCAGCCGCGTCAACCGCGCGTTCTTCACCGTCAACGGCTTCGTGGGCATCGCGCTCTTCAGCTTCGCCCTGCTCGACCTGATCGTCCGCGGCCTCGGCGTCTGA
- a CDS encoding phosphatase PAP2 family protein has protein sequence MAGLDHPDFELDVLYEINGLAERLSGRTRDVVTFVGEYGLPFVLVALVGLGWLLVRRRADAPQAVAGCFWALLAAGLTWAANVPIRAFVARPRPHESHAELIPMVDGRDGYSFVSDHAGAATAIAVALFLVHRVLGLVALGLALLQGAARVLMGVHYPTDVIGGFALGMAVALLLAPLGMALLTPLVRALAGVGWLGWLARPPADDPERERDPGERLAA, from the coding sequence ATGGCTGGACTCGACCATCCGGACTTCGAGCTTGATGTCCTCTACGAGATCAACGGCCTCGCCGAGCGGTTGTCCGGCCGGACGCGGGACGTCGTCACCTTTGTCGGCGAGTACGGACTGCCGTTCGTGCTGGTGGCGTTGGTGGGCCTCGGTTGGCTGCTGGTGCGGCGGCGCGCCGACGCGCCGCAGGCGGTGGCCGGCTGCTTCTGGGCGCTGCTGGCCGCCGGGTTGACCTGGGCGGCGAACGTCCCGATCCGCGCGTTCGTCGCGCGACCGCGCCCGCATGAGAGTCATGCCGAGCTGATCCCGATGGTCGACGGCAGGGACGGCTACTCCTTTGTCAGCGACCACGCGGGTGCGGCGACGGCGATCGCGGTGGCGCTGTTTCTGGTGCACCGGGTGCTGGGTCTTGTGGCGCTGGGGCTCGCCCTGTTGCAGGGCGCGGCCCGGGTGCTGATGGGGGTGCACTACCCGACGGATGTGATCGGTGGCTTCGCCCTGGGCATGGCCGTCGCGCTGCTGCTCGCCCCGTTGGGCATGGCCCTGTTGACCCCGCTGGTGCGGGCCCTCGCCGGCGTCGGCTGGCTCGGCTGGCTGGCCAGACCGCCGGCGGACGATCCGGAGCGGGAACGCGACCCGGGGGAACGCCTGGCCGCCTAG
- a CDS encoding DIP1984 family protein: protein MKLAEALAERAEATRRVEQLRARVVSSARHQEGETPAEDAAQLLAEAGEVLDTLEALIRRINRTNAAVRMGADGTLTDALARRDTLRLRHSVVTAAADAAAGTGDRGYGRQLRSELMVLPALPVAELRAQADALAREIREVDVRIQRTNWEADLLD, encoded by the coding sequence GTGAAGCTTGCCGAGGCCCTTGCGGAGCGTGCGGAGGCGACGCGTCGGGTGGAGCAGCTGCGGGCGCGCGTCGTCAGCAGCGCGCGGCACCAGGAGGGGGAGACGCCCGCCGAGGACGCGGCCCAACTGCTGGCCGAGGCCGGCGAGGTGTTGGACACCCTGGAGGCGTTGATCCGGCGGATCAACCGGACCAACGCCGCCGTGCGGATGGGTGCGGACGGCACCCTCACCGACGCCCTCGCCCGCCGGGACACCCTGCGGCTGCGGCACTCCGTGGTCACGGCGGCGGCGGACGCGGCGGCCGGCACCGGCGACCGTGGATACGGCCGGCAGCTCCGTTCCGAGCTGATGGTGCTCCCCGCGCTCCCGGTCGCGGAGCTGCGCGCCCAGGCGGACGCGCTGGCCCGGGAGATCCGGGAGGTCGACGTGCGGATCCAGCGGACGAACTGGGAGGCCGATCTGCTGGACTGA